DNA from Thermococcus argininiproducens:
CCAGTCATCGTTCTCTCTGGAGCGTGGGCTAAGCCAAACTCGCCAAGTTTAAGGCCACTCTCCTCAAGAATTGGAATTAAACTTTCAGTTGTTCCGGGGGGCATTGTCGCCTCTGTAATTACAATGTCTCCCTTTTCTAGGCCTTTTGAAATTTTCTTTGCCACATCATAAACCGGATCAAGCTTTAAGTTCCCCCTATCATCAGTTAACGTTGGGACTAAAATAATCATGACATCCGCCTGCTTAGCTGCCCAAACACCATCGGTGGTGGCTTTTAATCGCCCGGCTTTCACATTTTTCTCCACCAGCTCTGATAAGCCAGGTTCTTCATTAATGTGATTAGTGCCATTATTTATTGCCTCAACAACATTGTTGTTAATATCCACTCCAATCACATTAGCACCGTGGTCAGCGAAAACAGCAGCTAAGGGAAGGCCCATCTTACCAAGACCATAAACAGCAATCGTAACTTTACCCTCTTTAAAGACTCGCTTAACCTCCTCTCTATTCAGACCGAGAAGTTTCATATCAATCAACCTCCACAATCTCATCTTTTTTTGCACTCTCTAAGGCTTTAATTGCAACTTTTAGTGTGTGCAATCCGTCTTCTCCAGGGATTAATGGTGTGTTATCATTAGTAACACAATCAATGAAATGTTCAATCTCATTTCTCAATGGCTCTCTCCTATTTACCTTCGCTTCTCTTTCCCATTCATCGTTGTATATTACAAGTCTCTGTTTGATATAATCGAGATATGCTATTCCCTCAGTCCCAACAGCTGTTAATGTTCTTGTTTTGTGTGGGGTTAACCAATTGGTTTCAACAATTCCGCTCTTTCCATTAGAGAAACCAAGCATTATTAATGCATGATCCTCAACCCCAGCAGGGTGCTTTACACTTCCAGCTCGAGCATACACTTTCCTCACTCTGTCATCAAATAGAAAACTGATGACATCAATGTCATGAACTCCCAAATCAATGATGATCCCAACATCCCTAATTCTAATTGCCATTGGGCCTACTCTTTTGGCACTAATTGAAACTACCTCCCCTAAAAGCCCTTCCTGGATGCTCTCTTTCAGCTTTAAAACACTAGGATTAAACCTTTCAATGTGTCCAACCATCAAAGTGACTTTATTCTCTTCTGCAGCCTTAATAATCTCTTGAGCATTCTCAATACTCTCGGCTATGGGTTTTTCCACCAAAACGCTAACGCCGTTTTCAATGAACTCTAAAGCAACCTGCTTGTGAAGAGAAGTAGGAACTGCAATGCTTACTGCATCCAACTCCTCTTTAGCAAGCTCTCTATAATCGGCAAAGGGCTTAGTATTGAACTGCTTTGCTACTTCTCTTGCGCGCTCAAAGTTTGCATCAGCAACTCCCACGAGTTTAACTTTCCCTTCTCTTGCTAGTTCAGAATAAACTCTCGCATGATGATACCCCATGTTTCCAACGCCAATAACACCAACTCGAAGCATTGCGATCACCCATCTTAAGAGGAAAGCTCCTCAAGAGTTTGAATTATATACTCAATATCCTCTCTACTAACAGCAGAATGCACTGGTAAGCTTAGAACACGCTTTGAAGCTTCAATAGCGTTTGGACAGATATCTCTTGGATAACCAAGCTTTTGATACAGTGGTTGGTGATGAACGGGCATGGGGTAGTGAATTCCTGTTCCAATATCTTTTTCTCTAAGTTCTTGGGCCAATTCATCTCTACTCAATGGAAATTCTTCTTCAACTCTGATTACATACTGATGGAAAACATGTTTAACTCTAGAATCAACATAGGGCGGAATCAATCCCTTAATTTTTTCTATTCCCTCAGTCAAAAGTTTAGCATTTTCAATTCTCCTAGAGTTCCATTCATCGAGTTTTTTAAGTTGTCCTCTGCCAATGGCCGCAGCAATGTTGGTCATCCTTAAGTTGTAGCCAAGTTCTTCGTGCAAATACTTCTTAATCTGGCCATGGTTTCTTATTAAATCTACTCTTCTGGCCAATTCATCGTCGTTAGTTACCACCATCCCCCCTTCTCCAGTGGTCATGTTCTTGGTCGGGTAAAAGCTGAATGCGGCAATGTCTCCAAAAGTCCCAACTTTTTGGCTTTCAAACTCAGCGCCATGAGCTTGAGCACAGTCCTCGATTAAATAGAGATTGTAATCATCAGCAATCTCTCTAAATGATTTCATATCTGCAGGCTGACCGTAGAGGTGAACAACTACTATGGCTTTGGTCTTGTCTGTTATCTTCTCAAGGACTTCATCCGGATCTAAGTTGAAGGTTTTTGGATCGATATCAGCAAAAACTGGCATTGCTCCCTGGAAGAGTATTGAATTAGCCGATGCAATGAACGTAAATGAGGTGGTTATAACTTCATCGCCGGGACCTATTTTAAGGGCTTTTAAAGCTACATCAAGAGCAGCCGTTCCGTTGGCAACTGCTATTCCATGTTTTGCTCCCAAGTAGTGAGCAAATTCTTTTTCAAAGGCTTCAACTTCTTTTCCGTGAGCGAGCATTCCACTTTTGAGGACACTAACAACAGCGTTGATTTCCTCTTCTCCGATTAGAGGTTTGGCTATTGGTATCATGGAGGACACCTCAAAGCTTATTTTCCTTTAAATATCTTTTATAATGCTCCTGTTTGACTCTAATCTCACTTCCACAGTGAGAGCATTTAAAGATGACATAATTTTCATCTTCGCTCACTTTTTCTTCAAGCTTTCTCCCACAGTAGCAAACGAACCCTTTCAACCTTGCGGGATTACCATAAGCTAGCCCAAATGGTGGAACATCCTTGGTAACAACGGCCCCAGCACCGACCATTGCGTATTCACCAATCGTTACTCCACACACTATTGTGGCATGAGCCCCAATAGAAGCACCTTTTTTCACAAGTGTAGGGACAAGCTCCCAATCTTGGTTAAATGCTCTTGGGTATAGATCATTGGTGAAGGTCATATGCGGGCCGAGAAAAACATCATCTTCAACCTTAACACCGTGATAAATACTTACCCCGTTTTGAATTTTCACATTGTTGCCTATTTCAACATCAACATCAATGTAAACATCTTTTCCAATATTGCAGTTCTTCCCTATCTTTGCTCCTCTCCTTACGTGAGCAAAGTGCCAGATACGCGTGCCTTCACCAATGGTGGTATTATCTTCCACAACTGCTGTTGGATGCACGAAATATTTTCTTTCATTCATTTACGAACCTCCAAGTTTTTGATCTGGGTGAGAAGAAAGGACCTTGAGAGGTCTTATCAAAAGGCCCATCATCAACAACCAGAACATCACCAAACTTCTTAGCTAAGGTGACAACAGAACCGATCGTCAGCTCTTCATTATAGGCCGGGATTATTATGAGGG
Protein-coding regions in this window:
- a CDS encoding UDP-N-acetylglucosamine 3-dehydrogenase — protein: MLRVGVIGVGNMGYHHARVYSELAREGKVKLVGVADANFERAREVAKQFNTKPFADYRELAKEELDAVSIAVPTSLHKQVALEFIENGVSVLVEKPIAESIENAQEIIKAAEENKVTLMVGHIERFNPSVLKLKESIQEGLLGEVVSISAKRVGPMAIRIRDVGIIIDLGVHDIDVISFLFDDRVRKVYARAGSVKHPAGVEDHALIMLGFSNGKSGIVETNWLTPHKTRTLTAVGTEGIAYLDYIKQRLVIYNDEWEREAKVNRREPLRNEIEHFIDCVTNDNTPLIPGEDGLHTLKVAIKALESAKKDEIVEVD
- a CDS encoding DegT/DnrJ/EryC1/StrS family aminotransferase; its protein translation is MIPIAKPLIGEEEINAVVSVLKSGMLAHGKEVEAFEKEFAHYLGAKHGIAVANGTAALDVALKALKIGPGDEVITTSFTFIASANSILFQGAMPVFADIDPKTFNLDPDEVLEKITDKTKAIVVVHLYGQPADMKSFREIADDYNLYLIEDCAQAHGAEFESQKVGTFGDIAAFSFYPTKNMTTGEGGMVVTNDDELARRVDLIRNHGQIKKYLHEELGYNLRMTNIAAAIGRGQLKKLDEWNSRRIENAKLLTEGIEKIKGLIPPYVDSRVKHVFHQYVIRVEEEFPLSRDELAQELREKDIGTGIHYPMPVHHQPLYQKLGYPRDICPNAIEASKRVLSLPVHSAVSREDIEYIIQTLEELSS
- a CDS encoding acyltransferase: MNERKYFVHPTAVVEDNTTIGEGTRIWHFAHVRRGAKIGKNCNIGKDVYIDVDVEIGNNVKIQNGVSIYHGVKVEDDVFLGPHMTFTNDLYPRAFNQDWELVPTLVKKGASIGAHATIVCGVTIGEYAMVGAGAVVTKDVPPFGLAYGNPARLKGFVCYCGRKLEEKVSEDENYVIFKCSHCGSEIRVKQEHYKRYLKENKL